Proteins encoded by one window of Heliangelus exortis chromosome 5, bHelExo1.hap1, whole genome shotgun sequence:
- the RIOX1 gene encoding ribosomal oxygenase 1, translated as MAAGGGEDQRRRLGRLSALSVYRRAAGTGRRRETPLPAGGKRAKARPRRRGAGSGGPQAEALPPIALPSRVEGDKAQPKRGEARIGGPEPGTPPQTPPQTPPVAAATAGLVEPGKEPTGGPQAKRQRGPASGPASGPASGPASGPASGPASGPASGPASGPASGPASGPASGPASGPASGPAGPRPASGGGSGVVRLLERLGRLEDSRQRAAELFRWLMAPVAPGEFVGRHWERAPLLVRRGDPSYYAGLFSTADFDSALRSGEVHFGTHLDVTSYAEGMRETHNPSGRALPAVVWDFYQNGCSLRLLSPQTFSPTVWHFLSILQEHFGSMVGANTYLTPPGTQGFAPHYDDIEAFVLQLEGKKHWRVYSPRRDAEVLPQFSSPNLTQAELGEPMLETVLEAGDLLYFPRGFIHQGNCLPDAHSLHITVSSYQRNSWGDFLEKLLPAALHMALEEDVEYRQGLPMDYLRYMGVANSDAADARRAAFVEKVQSLVKKLIDYAPIDAAVDQRAKSFLHDCLPPVLTPSEKARSVYGFPARWQDGGPCHVDIVITKDTEVRLLRHGIARLCNEEGGVMLYYTTENSREYHKEEPKFLEIDPEFTDSIEFLLSSYPNHVSVDTLPCETSDDKISLATLLFEKGILTTKKPLLQV; from the coding sequence atggcggcgggcggcggggaggATCAGCGGCGGCGGCTGGGGCGGCTCTCGGCGCTCTCCGTGTACCGCCGGGCAGCGGGGACCGGGCGGCGCCGGGAGACTCCGCTGCCCGCGGGGGGCAAAAGGGCTAAAGCGCGGCCGAGGCGCCGCGGGGCGGGAAGCGGGGGACCGCAGGCGGAGGCTCTGCCGCCGATCGCCCTTCCAAGCCGCGTGGAGGGGGACAAGGCGCAGCCGAAGCGCGGCGAGGCGAGAATCGGGGGCCCGGAGCCGGGGACTCCGCCGCAGACACCGCCGCAGACACCGCCGGTCGCCGCCGCTACCGCCGGCCTCGTGGAGCCGGGCAAGGAGCCGACCGGCGGCCCACAAGCGAAGCGGCAGCGCGGCCCCGCGTCCGGCCCCGCGTCCGGCCCCGCGTCCGGCCCCGCGTCCGGCCCCGCGTCCGGCCCCGCGTCCGGCCCCGCGTCCGGCCCCGCGTCCGGCCCCGCGTCCGGCCCCGCGTCCGGCCCCGCGTCCGGCCCCGCGTCCGGCCCCGCGTCCGGCCCCGCCGGTCCTCGGCCGGCAAGTGGGGGCGGTAGTGGCGTTGTGAGGCTGCTGGAGCGGCTGGGGCGGCTGGAGGACAGCCGGCAGCGAGCGGCAGAGTTGTTCCGGTGGCTGATGGCGCCGGTGGCACCGGGAGAGTTCGTGGGGCGGCACTGGGAACGGGCGCCGCTGCTCGTTCGGCGGGGCGACCCCAGCTACTATGCGGGTCTCTTCTCCACCGCCGACTTCGACTCCGCCCTGCGAAGCGGCGAGGTCCACTTCGGGACCCACCTGGACGTGACCAGCTACGCCGAAGGGATGCGGGAGACACACAACCCATCGGGCCGGGCGCTGCCCGCCGTCGTCTGGGACTTCTACCAGAACGGATGCTCCCTGCGGCTCCTCAGCCCCCAGACCTTCTCCCCCACCGTCTGGCACTTCCTCTCTATCCTGCAGGAGCACTTCGGCAGCATGGTAGGGGCCAACACGTACCTCACGCCACCGGGAACGCAGGGTTTTGCACCGCACTATGATGACATCGAGGCCTTTGTGCTGCAACTGGAGGGGAAGAAGCACTGGCGTGTCTACAGCCCCCGGAGGGATGCTGAGGTCTTGCCCCAGTTCTCCAGCCCAAACCTCACTCAGGCAGAGCTTGGAGAGCCCATGCTGGAGACGGTGCTGGAGGCCGGGGACCTGCTGTACTTCCCCCGTGGTTTTATCCACCAGGGCAACTGTCTCCCTGATGCACACTCACTCCACATCACGGTGTCCTCCTATCAGAGGAACTCCTGGGGGGACTTTCTGGAGAAGCTCCTCCCCGCTGCCCTGCATATGGCCTTGGAAGAGGATGTGGAGTATCGGCAAGGGCTTCCCATGGACTACCTGAGGTACATGGGGGTCGCCAACTCAGATGCAGCTGACGCTCGCCGCGCGGCCTTTGTGGAGAAGGTGCAGAGCCTCGTAAAGAAGCTCATCGACTATGCACCCATTGATGCTGCTGTGGATCAGAGAGCCAAGTCATTTCTTCACGACTGTCTTCCCCCGGTGCTAACGCCAAGTGAAAAGGCACGGAGTGTGTATGGCTTCCCAGCTCGGTGGCAGGATGGAGGCCCCTGCCATGTTGATATAGTGATAACAAAAGACACAGAAGTCCGTCTCCTCCGCCATGGCATCGCCAGATTGTGTAATGAAGAAGGAGGTGTGATGCTGTATTACACAACAGAAAACTCAAGAGAATATCACAAGGAAGAACCCAAGTTCCTTGAGATAGATCCTGAGTTTACAGATAGTATTGAATTTCTCCTGTCTTCCTATCCAAACCACGTCAGTGTAGACACTCTTCCATGTGAAACCTCAGATGACAAGATCTCTCTAGCCACGCTCCTGTTTGAGAAGGGCATTCTGACTACAAAGAAGCCTCTCTTGCAAGTGTAa
- the LOC139796484 gene encoding acyl-coenzyme A thioesterase 5-like, translating to MWQLGARSLCRQSCCSRQRWLPWHSPCRDPRPAAPQHRGTAGPPGLALARSLSAVATSIRLSPAARSLFDEPLAIAVQGLGPRQQVTLRTSLRDETGELFQACARYQAGDNGELDLARCPALPGGSFSGLEPMGLLWALQPRKQYWHLMKKDVQSPFLLQLEVFEGHGEPPGRLLAQAQHERAFLRDGVRRVPVREGRIRATLFLPPGEGSFPGIIDIHGLGGGLLEHRASLMANHGFATLALAYYHYEDLPKEPTELHLEYFEEAVNYMLQHPQVKGPGVGLLGYSKGAELSLAMAAFLKNITAVASLNGPVAITTIPLCYKDKTIPSLPFDEKRIKVIDSHIFDYSELCLDPFQAPGNQSLIPLEKVEAQLLFIVGQDDRIIKSKYYATEACKLLQAQGKENFQILSYPGTGHYMEPPFFPLYSIGRHPLFHKLSVIGGERGAYSKAQVHAWPQIQAFFNKYLNEN from the exons ATGTGGCAGCTCGGTGCCCGCTCCCTGTGCcggcagagctgctgcagcaggcagaggtggctgccctggcacagcccctgccGCGACCCCcgccctgcagccccacagcaccGCGGCACCGCCGGGCCCCCCGGGCTGGCCCTGGCCCGCAGCCTCTCCGCCGTGGCCACCTCCATCCGCCTCTCGCCCGCCGCCCGCAGCCTCTTCGATGAGCCGCTGGCCATCGCCGTGCAGGGCCTGGGACCGCGGCAGCAGGTCACCCTGCGGACATCCCTGCGGGACGAGACGGGAGAGCTTTTCCAGGCCTGCGCCCGCTACCAAGCGGGAGACAACGGGGAGCTGGACCTCGCCCGCTGCCCCGCGCTGCCGGGAGGCAGCTTCTCCGGGCTGGAGcccatggggctgctctgggcttTGCAGCCTCGGAAGCAGTACTGGCATTTAATGAAGAAGGACGTGCAGAGCCctttcctgcttcagctggaggtGTTTGAGGGCCACGGAGAGCCCCCCGGGCGGCTCCTGGCCCAGGCGCAGCACGAGCGGGCGTTCCTGCGGGATGGGGTGCGGAGAGTCCCTGTGCGAGAGGGGAGGATCCGGGCGACGCTTTTCCTGCCCCCCG GAGAAGGCTCCTTCCCGGGGATCATTGACATACATGGACTTGGAGGAGGACTGCTTGAGCACAGAGCCAGCCTGATGGCCAATCATGGCTTTGCCACACTGGCTCTGGCTTATTATCACTATGAGGATCTGCCCAAGGAGCCAACTGAACTCCACCTGGAATACTTTGAAGAGGCGGTGAACTATATGCTGCAGCACCCACAG GTAAAGGGACCAGGAGTTGGACTGCTTGGTTACTCcaaaggagctgagctgagTCTTGCCATGGCTGCCTTCCTGAAGAACATCACTGCTGTTGCTTCCCTCAATGGCCCTGTGGCCATTACAACTATTCCTCTCTGTTACAAGGATAAAACCATCCCTTCTTTGCCCTTCGATGAAAAACGGATAAAGGTCATTGACTCCCATATTTTCGATTATTCTGAACTCTGCCTTGACCCCTTTCAAGCCCCTGGCAACCAAAGCCTGATCCCACTAGAGAAAGTTGAGGCACAGTTACTGTTCATTGTTGGACAAGATGATCGCATTATTAAATCCAAGTATTATGCTACTGAAGCCTGCAAGCTTTTACAGGCtcaagggaaggaaaattttCAGATTCTCTCCTACCCTGGAACAGGGCACTACATGGAacctccctttttccctttgtacTCCATAGGAAGGCATCCCCTTTTTCACAAGTTGTCAGTCATTGGTGGGGAGCGTGGGGCTTATTCTAAAGCTCAGGTTCATGCTTGGCCACAGATCCAGGCTTTTttcaacaaatatttaaatgaaaattaa